The region TTAAAATTGCAGTACATGTACCGGCTTGAAAATCGTATGTGTCAGCCTATGCAGTCAACACataaaacaaaatttaaaaacAAAGTACACGTTCCGACCTATAGaatgcatgtgtcgacctgtagaCAACATGTATCAACCTATAGACACCATGTGTCAACCTATAATgcaatttttcacaaaaaattATGTTTCATgcatttttcacaaaaaaatatttttcatacaTGAGACCTTTTCCAAATTGCTTCCAAATTCTTTTATGCTTCCTAATTCTAAGATGCACATAGAGAACCATAGAATACCGTCCAATATACACTAACGCTAAAGTATTCTAGTTTTGAtatcatacaaaatacatctaaactgagttgcactcacatactccccctttttgatgatggcaagACTTGAGACGATGCGTTCGTGTTTTCAATGAAAGACTCCCCCTGAATATATGCATCCCAAGTTCATATTGCTTCTCCCactttgacaacatcaaaaaaaAACAAAGCAAATCATGAGAAGTATCTTGAATCACACATAAAGCAAAATAACACACAGAGGCGTTTTGCAAAGACAAGAACATCAATACGATAACACTCACATAGAATGACATACATATTGAAGGGAAATGCCTAAACATAAATACACGCATGTAAGGAAACAATACAACATGATTGTCATAATGGATGCGAAATAACATAGCACAAACATGAAATATGAAGGATACGATGCAATAAAAAACTCTTGAGTTGCTATAAAAGCTGCACACGATTACATGACATAGGCCTTTGGTACTCCTAAAATGTTGCACACGCATGTGCTCTTGCAAGGCGATAAAAATTTATCACCACAAAAAAAAATGTTACCATAACAATGACACACAACAAGAATTTGCTAACATTATAACATGTTCAATCAAGTTTCATGCAAGAATAGATAACACGCCAATGCACCAAGAGCATATTTCAAGCATATATAAAGAAAAGCACAAAGTCACTATAAACATATAATTGACAAACATAAATAGAcatttttggaagtgaacattTATGACCTAACTCAAACATCAAGAATATCAACCATTTAGAACACAAGCAACATGTAAAGATTAAAGCTTCCTTACAAAACGGGAAAATGGAAAAAGGAACGATATTCCCTTTCTTATGAAATGATTAAGGATTCACTATATATTTATTGACATAtacatccttaccattttcattcTTTTCCAAGTTTCAATTTATGGTCATAGAAGTGTCAATAAACTTTGCATCTTCCATGCCAAATCTCTTTAGCAAGTTCAATATTTGGTTTAACACACACACACGACCCTTCATTGAGTTGTTTGATTTGAATACCAAGGAAGTAATTCAACTCCCCCATAAGGCTCATCTCAAGCTCACCCTGCATAAGCTTAGAAAACTCCTCTACAAGTTGCATGTTAGTGGATCCAAAAATAgtatcatcgacataaacttgaaATCTTCCAAGCAAGCATAAGCTAGAGACAGAGTAACATACATGTGAAGATATTTAGATAAGGTCACTACATTCAATTTTAAATGAAACACACATTGGTTATCACTTGAAATTTTCAGAAGTGAACACTCAAAACATATATCATAATAAAGTAAATCATATACCTTTGGAAAATAAACAGGAAAAATAAAGAACTTCCTTACAAAGCAAAAGTGTAAAAGATATTACCTTATCGTACAATTGAAGGAGGATGCACGTTCATTTCACAAGAAACTCTCGAACGGAAGTTGGAATAAATACAACATGTGCCATACAACCTTTAGACAACAAAAATCTTATCACTTTTGTCTTTGACAAAGTACTTGAAAGTATGATTAATAATGTATCCAAGAAGATTATTTATTTGATGATCATTGGAGGTTCTCCAAGTCAAAGATAAATCATCCACTGCAACTGGACTTTCAACCTTCTCCTCTTCATGATCATCTCTTCTACTTTCTCATTTTCATCCGTTTGAGGTTGATCAACCCTTTCATCGGTTTCATTGAGAATGTCTTGTGAAGATATACCTAGATCATGAAAAGAAACACCTATCCCGATATTTCTCGGATAAAATAGTAACCAACACACTTTTACCAATTAAAGAACACTAGAAGTTGATTCCTTTTGGTCACACAACCCTTATTCCTTGTCACAAAGTCAACTAAATAGGGAGATGTAACACACCATATGTCTTAAGTATCCACAAACAAGATCCCATACTCTCTTCATAGTTCTAAGACATTTATCCTGTAAAATCAACAACAAGTGCTAGGTACCCAATCTTCATTGGGTCCTTGGGGTGAGTGAAAACAAtgttgcatttgggcaaccattgagAGACTCCTTTAGGAACTAACATCTTCCTATCACTTTTCAATGGTATGGCCCTTTTTGCAACAATAATGAAAAGATATATTAAGATGAGATATGCTTTTACCATTCGAATCCTTTTTGAATATTGTATGATTTTTGTATGAATGATTCAAAGATCTTTCATACTTAGAAAGATCAATAACATAAACAATATTTGGTTGTAAGGCTTTGTCTAATTTGACTTGAAGATCATTTATCTCTTTTTGCCAATTATGACAAGATTCACAACCAAACCTAGAAGGTTTTTCATCCCCATTCTTGTAACTTTGAATATCTATCATAGATCTCTTAATAACTTTTAACTTCCTTTTGGATTCTAATACTTTAGCTTATAAGTGTAAAAATAATTTTCCATGTGAAGCTAATTTGTTAAAAGCATTTAAGGCCTCTCTATGAAGATTTTTAAAGGAAttttgtaattgagaataagataaaTCACTAGTAAGCTCAAGTTTAGAAGGACTTACTTGTTTCTTCTTCCTTCCATTTGTCATAAGAAAAATTCGAGACGATTCTACACTTGAAGTGAAGCTTTCAGCGCTTGAGGAATCATTTTCACTCTTCTAGATTTACTAGAATTATTGTGATGCCCTCTTTCTTTGTCTTTCTTAATCATGGGACATACCGTTCTATAGTGACTAATTTCACCATAATTATAACAATAGCTTTTAAATTTACCTTTCCTATTCTCACCATCTTTTGGAGACTTGAACTCCTTTCTAAATTTGGCTAAGTTTTCTTCGGAGTGCTTGAATTTGTTCTTCCGAATATACCTTTGGTATCTCTTGACAAATAGAccaacatcatcatcattggAGTTCTTATCATCCCTTTCTTCACACTCGCCAGACTCATTCTTTAATGACTTGAAACTAGAATTCTTTAGAGAAATGGACTTCTTCTCTTCCACCTTGTCTTTacctttctctttcttcatcatcttttcatattctttttcatgtttttccaagcaagtgagttcttcTTCATGTTATTCCAATTTACCAAATAAAGTAGTAAGATCAAGTGCTTTAAGATCATTCGCCTCTTTGATAGCGGCGACCTTGGATTGTtattccctgttaagacatcttaaaacCTTGTTAGTAGAAATAGCATTGGAGATAGGATTACCTAGAGCATTAAACCTATTAATAAGATGTATGAATCTCTTTTtcatgtcggcaatggtttcaccatgcttcatagGAAAGAGTTTAAACTCATGGCTCAAAGTATTGATCCTAGCTTGTCTGACTTTattagttccctcatgggcaacttctaatgCGTTCCACATAGCTTTGATGGTTTCACAATGAGAGACACAATAATAATCATAAACACCTAATGcggatatgagaatattttgtgctTTCCAATCATGAGACCACAActtcttatcattatcattccattgattttCCAGTTTTGGTACGATAACGCCTTtaccattggtcattgtaatttgattaAGATCATTGGCAATGAcgtcccatacacccttatcaacggagttgatatggatacacatacaagctttccaatTGCCATAATTTTTGCCGGTGAAAATAGGTGCTCTATTATGcgcccctttaggttcggtaACCATTATCTAATAAGAAAATCTTAAGACCGGAAACAATCggagctcgtgataccacttaTTAGACGATATGCCTAGATTTagaaagggggggggggtgaatagattccaaataaaaaaaatatttgaaacttTGATTTAGAAAAATTTATGGCGCGAAAGTAAGTTTAAAATATTTCCGGGATTCACAATCGTCTAATCGAACCTTCAATTGAAAAACTCGGATATGCGTATGAGTACCAATGATATGATAATAATTCACAAGATGGTTTGTCAATACTTCAAGCACTGAATTGAATACTCTAGTATACTAACTATCTATCTCCAATGTCAACAACACACTAAAGACTAGTTGACATAATTCGTCAAACACTTTGCATGCAATCAACAAAGTTTGGATATTTGTATATTGTTTATAGTTTTTAAAAGCCAATCAGCATCAAATGGTAAGTGATTACTACAACAACACAATTTAACAAAAAATTCAAAAGTTATTATCTAAACAATattgatcaagagatcaaagtaattAATAATTTGTGTACGCATGGATTTGTTTAGGCAATTTCCCAATCGACCCCGCTATGTGTACGTCTGTCCTCAATTcaaattcgaattgagatattaatataataaaacTTACTTTTCAAATGTATCaatacaagagatgagaaatcaaatctcacaaaccctaagtttgttcttgactctagcacctctAAAAACCTGATCAAGTAACTAACCATGCCGCTTCAATTCACCTCAAAAGAAAATTAGgcaaattaaaaatcaaattttgTAAACTCTATATCTTATATGTGAAAAATCAAGAATATTATTATTTGTATTTAATTTATTCTTCTGATATATGATAGGAAGAATATAGAATAGAAATATTCTAGAGTTATTTAAGAGAgattatattaaaaatatatttcaaaatttctctataattttaataattaaaacaTAATTAAAAGAAAAATGGAATTAATATTCTATAATAGTTATCAACATATTTGATCAAAgtatataaaaaattattaagtgaatatattttttttttgtatttgtCAGGATTCAAATTTGTGATCTTTTAACACTATGTGATTTTGTATTTTAAGAAGTGAAAGATAGATCTTAAAAGATGCCCAATAATGTAACACAAATGATATTGAACTAGATTGAGACCCGTGCGATGCGCAGCTGttaattaatatttatttattttgtattGAGTTTTATATATGTTAAGAATTTTTATTTTGTAAATATGAACAACAGatttatattataatattttattataaataagtgagacaataatatgaattaattacgaataaaaaaatatatgtttGTAACTTGAGAGTGACATACAAGAGTTTATTTTACAAATTGAAATAATTTAAAAAGATATCCTAAAtgatttatattttattttgattctaatgtatttttaatacggatttaattgaaatacactgacagtgtaaaagaattttacactgtcagttaatcatAGCCGTTGGATGTTaaaacaagtttgacttttattttaaaaatctataaagtaatgcaaacgggtgatggtgatgaatcgattatgtaaaatattttacactgacagtgcatagtaattaatctctttttAATACTTGTCTCTCTTTTAAACATCTAATTATAAGacatatatttatttttagtcttaaaagaaaaataaaaatttattttcaattattaTCGAATAAAGTATTCAATAGCTTTATAAATCTATCTCTAGAATGTCAAATTTGTGTTGCACTCTCTATTATACATTAAAAGTATTTTTCAAGTGGTTCTTTTGTTGCTATGATTTTaagaaaacaaaaaatattttaaagtgTGTGGATATGAAcatctcttttatttttaaaattttaaaaaatatatttagtTGGAGTAATAATAAATTTATTGTGAGTAAATTAATatgatattttttaaaataaataaagttaATAATCAAATATTAAGTAATTGTATTTTTGCATTTGTTTGGATTCGAACTCATGAGAAATAATATGTTTTGACCTTTTAAAAATTGAAGATGAGATTTGAGAGATGCCACATAGGAAAATAAATGATGTGACATAGAAGAAGTTGAAGTATTCTAAGATAGTTTGATGCACCgatataatatatatatataaatagatTGTTTATATTAGAATGTACGtttaatttaatatattataatagatTAATTTTTCTTTGTTTAGTAATTATAAATGATATATTTTCATCCATTGTTGAAATATGGTGTTGATATGTAGGTATTCAAATAACACaatttttttctttctcttttacACATAACATTAATAAAATAATGTAATTAAAAGTGAGATGTTAATGTATTGAACAATGCATATAGTTAATATCTCCTACATCACCTATATATACAGTTCCATAACCCTTGAGAAGAAGGAGAAGCTATCTACCAACTAAAGTATATATTTTCCATGGTGGACAAGGACAACTTGTAACATGTTTCAACCTCGTGATAACAATAGTCAATGTTATACACTATAGTCATTTCTAATTGACTCCAACAATCCATGTTTAAGAAAATTGTATGTCTAATCATAGTAAGCTAAGcaatcattttccctatttctattaaaatgaaataaaaataataattatgtTTAGTGTCACATGCTGTCTTTATATTTTAATATCAAAATGAAATATGTTTTCTGTGAGAATGTTGTATTTGTATAAATAAAAAAGACATGTTACAACAAACATAGATAGCGTGCAAAACCAGTGAGACATAAAAAAGGAATCAACAAAAACTATTATAACTCTTTTGTCATGACAGAGAatacaaaaacaacaacaacaacaaaaatgCTGATCAAAGTTTAAGGTTTTTGTtctagagagagagagaaagagagagaagaacaatggagagTAATGAGGTATCAAGAGTTGAAAGTTTAAGAAGAGTTAGTAGTTCTTCCATGTGGAGGAACAATAGTATGGATATTTTCTCAACATCTGAAcgtgaagatgatgaagaagcACTTAAATGGGCTGCTATTGAGAGATTACCAACCTATTTAAGGATTAGAAGAAGCATAATCAATGATGAAGAAGGTGAAGGGAGAGAGATTGATATCAAAAAGCTTGGATTAACTGAGAGAAAGGTTTTGTTAGAGAGACTTGTGAAGATTGCTGAGGAAGATAATGAAAAGTTCTTGTTGAAACTCAAGGAAAGAATGGATAGAGTTGGAATTGATATTCCAACAGTTGAAGTGAGATTTGAGCATGTGAATGTTGAAGCACAGGTTTATGTTGGAGGAAGAGCTTTACCTTCATTGTTCAACTTCTTTGTTAATGGCTTAGAGGTAATTAATTCAGTTTCTGCTTTTTACACTTTTGTTGGATTATCTTGCTTTTGATTATTTATGAAATAATCTATTTTTGTTTGTTAAGGGATTTTTGAATTATCTCCATGTTATTCCAAGTCCAAAGAAATCATTGCATATTCTTCAAAATGTTAGTGGAATCATAAAGCCTCAAAGGTAAGTAAATTCATGgctttttcttattttatttgTTCTTTTTCTAGTAGTTTTTCCTTTTCTTGTCTTGATGTGGAACTTATTGCAGAATGACATTACTTTTGGGGCCACCAGGCTCTGGAAAAACCACTTTGCTTTTGGCCTTGGCTGGAAAACTTGCTAAAGAATTGAAAGTAAGGAAACCTAATTTTATGTGTCTTAAATATTCGGGACGACACTGACACTGACACTGgaaataatttgaaaaaaaaaatatagtTGAATGCAAGTTTTGTGTCAGAGACCGACACATTTTGAACTCTGATACGTCTTCTATCTGAATTGTCGTAGTTGAATGATATTTTAATTGTAATAAGTAATAATTTGATTGGTGTTGGAACTTTAGAATTCTGGGAGAGTAACATACAATGGGAAAGGACTAGAAGAGTTTGTGCCACAAAGAACATCAGCTTATATAAGTCAACATGATAATCACATTGGAGAAATGACTGTTAGAGAAACCCTAGCTTTCTCAGCAAGGTGTCAAGGGGTTGGACACAATTATGGTTAGTTTCTTCATTTTCAATACGACAATGTAAAGTGATTTATGTTTCGTTACATTCATGTAAAAGTGGATTAAACTATAAATTCTAACTTCAAGGTAGAATCAATTATGAAGGAAAAATCAATTTCACTCGATAACATTCAAACATTTCAAAATCAATTCTACTCTTAAGTAGGTTTTTAATTTCACTACTTATCAGATATGTTGACTGAACTACTAAGAAGAGAGAAAGAAGCGAAGATTAAACCAGATCCCGATATTGATGCCTATATGAAGGTGAGAAACAACTCTATGAAATTTATGTTTGAAATTCTGAAAACTTTGCATTATAAGAAAGCTGTGTTTTTTGTTTCTGTTCATATGATTCATTCAAAATTGTGCAGGCAGCAGCACTAGAAGGACAGCAGGCGAGCGTGGTAACCGACTATATTCTCAAGGTAAGATTCTCGATCCGTCAATTTAAGGTAATATAGATAACTTGTAAAGCAATGTAGTATTTTTTTTTCATCTGTTTTTGTTGTCAAATTTTACAGATTTTGGGACTTGAAATATGTGCTGATATTATGGTAGGAGATGGAATGATAAGAGGTATCTCAGGTGGACAGAGAAAGAGAGTTACAACAGGTATTTCATTTATCAATAGAAGCATGACGAAGTTACGTTCGAGTTTAATTTTGATACACTGTCTGCGTAAAAAGTATCGTATGTAAGACTTTAGAGTTAAGTTATGATTAAAGTCTAATGTCGTTATGATGTTTTTTTTGGTGAAAAATTTGAAGGTGAGATGCTGGTTGGACCTGTAAGAGTGTTGTTCATGGATGAGATATCGACTGGTTTGGACAGTTCAACAACTTTTCAAATAATCAGCTCGATCAGACAATCGATCCATATTCTGAACGGAACGGCACTCGTGTCACTTCTACAGCCAGCACCGGAAACTTATGAATTATTCGACGATATCATACTTCTCACAGATGGACAAATTGTGTATCAAGGACCAAGAGAGAATGTACTTGAGTTCTTCGAATCAATGGGATTCAAGTGTCCCGAGAGAAAAGGAATCGCGGATTTCTTACAAGAAGTATACTTTCTTTCGTCTTTCTATTAGAACTTCTTTACTTTCTTTTATTGATGTGAAGTTGATTTTGTTCTAATATTATGCAATAGGTGACATCAAGAAAAGATCAATGGCAATATTGGGCGAATAAAGACGAACCGTATAGTTTTGTTACTGTCAAGGATTTTGCCGAAGCCTTTCAGATATTTCACATAGGTCAAAAACTCGGCGATGAAATAGCTAATCCTTTTGACAAATCTAAATGCCATGAAAATATCTTGACTACAAAGAAATATGGTGTTAACATGAAGGAGCTGTTGAAGGCTTGTGCTAGCAGAGAGTTTTTGCTTATGAAGCGAAATTCGTTTGTCCATATATTCAAAGTCACTCAAGTAAGAAACATTCAAGAACTAATGTTCTGCATATCATATTCTATATTTCGTTTCGCTCGGCTCTTATGAATGCATTGTTCCTCATTTTCAGCTTATTTATTTAGCAATCATGACAACAACATTGTTTCTAAAAACTAAGATGCATAAGGATACAGTGGAAGATGGAGGAACATACATGGGAGCACTATTCTTTACGGTGCTAGTAGCGATGTTCAATGGAATATCCGAGCTAAATATGACTATCATGAAACTTCCTGTCTTTTATAAACAAAGAGATCTTCTTTTCTACCCTTCTTGGGCTTATTCTCTTCCACCATGGATCCTCAAAATACCAATAACTCTCATAGAAGTTGCTATTTGGGAAGCCATCACTTACTACGCCGTCGGCTATGATCCAAGTTTTCTAAGGCAAGAAGTCACCACATCACAAATAATCAATTAAGCTACCAAATTCATATTTGTTTCTTCGCTAATTAATTCTTTTTGGCAGGCTTCTAAAACAGTACTTGATATTACTATGCATTAACCAGATGGCATCTTCACTATTTCGGTTAATGGCAGCATTAGGAAGGAATGTTATAGTTGCAAACACTGTTGGGTCATTTGCATTACTAGTAGTTATGGTTTTGGGAGGATTTGTGATTTCAAGAGGTACACAATTGTAATTTTCTACTTACAAAACCACCAATGTTGTCTCTAAACTTTCAAAATTCCGCTTACTTGTCCCTCAAGTAATCAAATATAATGAATAGTCTCTAATGTTATGTTATGCTTATCTCATTAGTCTTAGTTTTTTTATATTGACAAAACGCTTAGGACTAACCGAACAAATTCGACAAGACATTAGAGACTAACGGAAAAGATAAAACAAATGTTAGGAACAAAATTGATCATTTACAGAAGCAATTAATTTCCATATGTTAAATCTGTTTTTTTTTTCATCAGAGGATGTGCACAAATGGTTTCTTTGGGGTTATTGGTCGTCGCCATTGATGTATGGACAGAATGCTATAGCAGTGAATGAATTTCTTGGACACAGTTGGAGAAAGGTAAACAATATATCTGTTACTATTCTATGCTAAACAAATTCGTAAGAGAAACAACGAGCTTTAGACAATGAAAATTCTATGATGCAGGTTACTCAAAATTCCAATGAAACATTGGGAGTTTTGACAATGAAAACTCGCGGTTTTTTCCCGCAAGCTTATTGGTATTGGATTGGTGTAGGAGCATTGATTGGTTATGTTTTTCTGTTTAATATTCTGTTCACCTTGGCTTTAAAATATCTCAGCCGTGAGTCCCGTCTTTCATATCTCTTTTTGAGCTTAGTACTTTACTTAGACATCTTTTCTGATATCATTGGATATGTTGCATTTTTCTGCAGCCTTCAGAAAGGATCAAGCAGGACTATCCGAGGAGGAGTTGCTAGAGAGAGATGTTTCAATAATAGCTGAAGAGTTTACACAGTTACCGACTCGAAAGAGAATTTCTGGTGCGTCTTTGAACTTTTTTTCTAGCTTATAAAGTTTGGTATTCAAGCCATAACATTTTGACTGTGATGGCAAAACAGAAACAAAGATGGCAGAAGAAGAACTTATGCCATCCGCGTCTTTTTCTGCAAGAGTTGATAATGGTAAAGCTAGTAGAAGTGGAAGGAGAGGCATGGTTCTTCCTTTTCAACCTCTATCCCTCACTTTTGATGAGATCAGATATGCTGTAGACATGCCACAGGAAATGAAGAGTCAAGGAGTTTTCGAGGATCGTCTCGAACTTTTGAAAGGTATCACTGGTGCCTTTAGGCCTGGAGTACTAACAGCTTTGATGGGAGTAAGTGGTGCCGGAAAGACTACTCTAATGGATGTTTTGGCCGGAAGGAAAACCGGTGGATATATTGAAGGAAACATCACAATATCTGGCTATCCAAAGAATCAAAAAACATTTGCTCGCATATCAGGATATTGCGAACAATTTGATATCCACTCACCTAATGTTACAGTTTATGAATCTTTGCTATATTCAGCGTGGCTTCGGTTACCACCTGAAGTTGATCAAGCTACTAGAAAGGTACAACTTTCTACTATCCAAAATCAAGGCATTGAGATGATGTAATAGATTATTAGCTTGAATTCAATTTTATGCAATGCAGATGTttattgaagaagttatggaGCTTGTAGAGCTTAACTCATTAAGAGAAGCACTAGTTGGATTGCCAGGCGAGAATGGACTTTCAACCGAACAACGCAAAAGACTTACAATTGCGGTTGAGCTTGTAGCCAATCCATCGATAATATTCATGGACGAACCAACCTCTGGCCTTGATGCTAGAGCAGCTGCTATTGTAATGAGAACAGTGAGGAACACCGTGGACACAGGACGTACCGTAGTTTGCACGATCCATCAGCCAAGTATAGACATTTTCGACGCCTTTGATGAGGTAGAATTTTGTTTTGGTCTTTTGGTTTCTAAAGTTAAAATATTTAACTAATTACTTCAATCTCAACCTTTTCAGCTTCTACTTATGAAATTGGGAGGTGAGCAAATATACACCGGTCCATTAGGCCGCCACTGTTCTCATTTGATTCAATACTTTGAGGTGAGTCTAATGTAAACGATGTCAAGCATATTATAATAGCATAAGCATATTCACTTAGTTTATGAATACTATAGGCTATTCAAGGAGTTCCTAAGATCAAAGATGGTTATAATCCTGCAACATGGATGTTGGAAGTTACATCAGCAGGATCAGAAGCAAATCTTAAGGTCAACTTCACTAATGTCTACAGAAACTCAGAACTATACCGGTTAGAATTCTTTCTTATACCTTATTGTATTAAGTACTAATTTATAATCAATCGGTCAATgatattttttaattgtttagGCGAAACAAACAATTGATCCAGGAATTAAGTATACCTCCTCAAGGTTCAAAGGATTTATACTTCGATACTCAATATACGCAAACTATGCTGTCACAATGTAAAGCTTGTCTATGGAAACAACATTTATCGTATTGGCGAAACACGTCCTATACAGCGGTTAGACTGTTGTTTACAACACTAATAGCATTCTTGTTTGGAATCATATTTTGGAACATTGGCTTGAAAAGGTATGTGGAGAAATAAACAAAACATTGAAATGAAAATTAATAAAGAAATGTGAGAAATGATATTCAAAATAATTGTATTACAGGAGAAAGGAGCAAGATCTTTTCAATGCAATGGGATCAATGTATTCTTCTGTTATATTTATAGGAGTACAAAATGGTGCCTCAGTTCAGCCTGTAATAGCAGTTGAGAGAACAGTCTTTTATAGAGAAAGAGCTGCTGGAATGTATTCTGCTTTGCCTTATGCTCTAGCACAGGTAAAGTCACTTGTGGCGGTGCTATGTCATATGTCAGTATCAGACACTGACATGTGTTGAACACCAGACAC is a window of Lathyrus oleraceus cultivar Zhongwan6 chromosome 6, CAAS_Psat_ZW6_1.0, whole genome shotgun sequence DNA encoding:
- the LOC127093820 gene encoding uncharacterized protein LOC127093820; this encodes MTNGKGVIVPKLENQWNDNDKKLWSHDWKAQNILISALGVYDYYCVSHCETIKAMWNALEVAHEGTNKVRQARINTLSHEFKLFPMKHGETIADMKKRFIHLINRFNALGNPISNAISTNKVLRCLNRE
- the LOC127091654 gene encoding pleiotropic drug resistance protein 1 — encoded protein: MESNEVSRVESLRRVSSSSMWRNNSMDIFSTSEREDDEEALKWAAIERLPTYLRIRRSIINDEEGEGREIDIKKLGLTERKVLLERLVKIAEEDNEKFLLKLKERMDRVGIDIPTVEVRFEHVNVEAQVYVGGRALPSLFNFFVNGLEGFLNYLHVIPSPKKSLHILQNVSGIIKPQRMTLLLGPPGSGKTTLLLALAGKLAKELKNSGRVTYNGKGLEEFVPQRTSAYISQHDNHIGEMTVRETLAFSARCQGVGHNYDMLTELLRREKEAKIKPDPDIDAYMKAAALEGQQASVVTDYILKILGLEICADIMVGDGMIRGISGGQRKRVTTGEMLVGPVRVLFMDEISTGLDSSTTFQIISSIRQSIHILNGTALVSLLQPAPETYELFDDIILLTDGQIVYQGPRENVLEFFESMGFKCPERKGIADFLQEVTSRKDQWQYWANKDEPYSFVTVKDFAEAFQIFHIGQKLGDEIANPFDKSKCHENILTTKKYGVNMKELLKACASREFLLMKRNSFVHIFKVTQLIYLAIMTTTLFLKTKMHKDTVEDGGTYMGALFFTVLVAMFNGISELNMTIMKLPVFYKQRDLLFYPSWAYSLPPWILKIPITLIEVAIWEAITYYAVGYDPSFLRLLKQYLILLCINQMASSLFRLMAALGRNVIVANTVGSFALLVVMVLGGFVISREDVHKWFLWGYWSSPLMYGQNAIAVNEFLGHSWRKVTQNSNETLGVLTMKTRGFFPQAYWYWIGVGALIGYVFLFNILFTLALKYLSPFRKDQAGLSEEELLERDVSIIAEEFTQLPTRKRISETKMAEEELMPSASFSARVDNGKASRSGRRGMVLPFQPLSLTFDEIRYAVDMPQEMKSQGVFEDRLELLKGITGAFRPGVLTALMGVSGAGKTTLMDVLAGRKTGGYIEGNITISGYPKNQKTFARISGYCEQFDIHSPNVTVYESLLYSAWLRLPPEVDQATRKMFIEEVMELVELNSLREALVGLPGENGLSTEQRKRLTIAVELVANPSIIFMDEPTSGLDARAAAIVMRTVRNTVDTGRTVVCTIHQPSIDIFDAFDELLLMKLGGEQIYTGPLGRHCSHLIQYFEAIQGVPKIKDGYNPATWMLEVTSAGSEANLKVNFTNVYRNSELYRRNKQLIQELSIPPQGSKDLYFDTQYTQTMLSQCKACLWKQHLSYWRNTSYTAVRLLFTTLIAFLFGIIFWNIGLKRRKEQDLFNAMGSMYSSVIFIGVQNGASVQPVIAVERTVFYRERAAGMYSALPYALAQVIIELPHILVQTLIYGIIVYAMMGFEWTASKFLWYIFFNYFTFLYYTFYGMMTMAISPNQHVAAIMSTSFYAIWNLFSGFIIPLSRIPIWWKWYYWVCPVAWTLYGLLASQYGDNMDKLENGQRVEEFVSNYFGFEHDFLGVVAIVVAGFSVLFALIFTFGIKAFNFQKR